In Candidatus Chlorohelix allophototropha, one DNA window encodes the following:
- a CDS encoding SDR family NAD(P)-dependent oxidoreductase produces MKSIVITGSSTGIGYGLAQEFLKQGQRVTISAHIPAEVAAAEKSLAARFGAARVKSHVCNVSDPVQLQGLWDAAINNYGKVDIWINNAGMGYPREFFWDVPTDTINAVIRTNLLGEMFGSKVAFKGMLAQGSGQIYNMMGMGDSGPVVPKTIIYASSKAGVSYFTKGLIIEAAKTPVKVCYLSPGIVVTDLMQPGLEGEGSERARKFFNIMGDRVETVTPWLVKKMLANQKHGAYINWLPNRKLVWRVLRAPFTHRNIYVPTQPA; encoded by the coding sequence ATGAAAAGCATTGTGATTACCGGCAGCAGCACAGGCATTGGCTACGGTTTGGCGCAAGAATTTCTCAAACAAGGGCAGCGCGTTACCATCAGCGCGCATATTCCGGCAGAAGTAGCCGCAGCCGAGAAAAGTCTGGCAGCGCGATTCGGAGCGGCGCGGGTTAAGAGCCATGTTTGCAATGTGAGCGACCCGGTACAGCTTCAAGGACTGTGGGATGCCGCTATCAACAACTATGGCAAGGTGGACATCTGGATTAATAACGCCGGGATGGGCTATCCCCGCGAATTTTTCTGGGATGTGCCAACCGATACCATTAATGCGGTAATTCGCACCAACTTGCTAGGCGAGATGTTCGGCTCGAAAGTGGCGTTTAAGGGGATGTTGGCACAAGGCTCAGGTCAGATTTACAACATGATGGGCATGGGCGATAGCGGACCGGTTGTGCCGAAAACGATTATCTACGCCTCCAGCAAAGCGGGCGTATCCTATTTTACCAAAGGGCTAATCATCGAGGCTGCCAAAACACCCGTGAAAGTGTGCTACCTGAGTCCCGGCATCGTGGTCACCGATTTGATGCAGCCGGGTTTGGAGGGCGAAGGCTCGGAGAGAGCGCGGAAGTTTTTCAATATAATGGGCGATCGAGTGGAAACGGTTACGCCGTGGCTGGTCAAGAAAATGCTGGCAAATCAGAAGCACGGTGCATACATTAACTGGCTACCCAATCGCAAGTTGGTATGGCGAGTGCTACGCGCCCCCTTCACCCACCGCAATATCTACGTACCCACGCAACCCGCATGA
- a CDS encoding class I SAM-dependent methyltransferase, producing the protein MSAEKASFDPKRFKQQERAGFNLVAERYERGVEVNRGALERMVELARLETGGRVLDVACGPGLVSRYAARKVGAQGAIIGIDIAEQALEIGRKRAQGEGLENISFTVMDAEHLAAADESFDAVLIGLGLMHFPHPEKALLEAWRVLKPGGRVAVTVWGEEHEVDFLRLALLAITRQFPPPRVERPSMFRFGAPGVVEGLLHACGFGEARVERLNASLTVAGAEEYWQGFLDAAGITTVSLAKQPPEVMEQLVAQTRQDLQAYRQGESYVLNNVSLAGVAVK; encoded by the coding sequence GTGAGCGCGGAAAAAGCAAGTTTCGACCCCAAACGTTTCAAGCAGCAAGAGCGGGCGGGCTTTAATCTGGTGGCAGAACGTTACGAGCGCGGGGTTGAGGTGAACCGAGGCGCGTTGGAACGGATGGTAGAATTGGCGCGATTGGAAACGGGCGGGCGCGTGCTGGATGTGGCGTGCGGTCCCGGTTTGGTGTCGCGCTACGCTGCCCGAAAAGTAGGGGCGCAAGGGGCGATTATCGGCATTGACATTGCGGAACAGGCGTTGGAAATCGGGCGCAAGCGGGCGCAAGGCGAAGGGCTGGAAAACATCAGCTTTACGGTGATGGATGCCGAGCATTTGGCAGCAGCAGACGAGAGTTTCGATGCCGTCCTGATTGGGCTAGGGCTGATGCACTTTCCGCACCCAGAAAAGGCGTTGCTGGAGGCTTGGCGCGTGCTGAAGCCGGGCGGGCGCGTAGCGGTTACAGTGTGGGGCGAAGAACATGAGGTGGATTTCCTCCGTCTGGCGTTGCTGGCAATAACGCGCCAATTTCCGCCGCCTCGCGTAGAACGTCCTTCTATGTTTCGCTTTGGTGCGCCGGGCGTGGTGGAAGGGTTGTTGCATGCGTGTGGCTTCGGCGAGGCGCGGGTGGAACGGCTCAACGCCAGCCTGACCGTAGCGGGGGCAGAGGAATATTGGCAGGGATTTTTGGACGCAGCGGGAATAACCACCGTCTCCCTTGCCAAGCAACCGCCCGAAGTGATGGAACAACTGGTGGCGCAAACTCGGCAGGATTTACAGGCATATCGGCAGGGCGAGAGCTACGTGTTAAATAACGTCTCGCTGGCAGGGGTAGCGGTAAAATAG
- a CDS encoding hotdog fold thioesterase yields the protein MQLPEDKYEAAKLINQQYKDNTLHGSLDIEIVEASPEKMVGTMQVNSKNHQPFGLLHGGANVALAESLASLGAWLNLPDRTTHVAVGQEINANHLRPIGDGMVTGEAIPLHRGRSSQVWDIKIYDEKRRLVCVSRCTVAVTEIKQKPNL from the coding sequence GTGCAACTTCCAGAAGATAAGTACGAAGCAGCGAAATTAATCAATCAGCAATATAAGGATAATACCCTGCACGGCTCGCTTGATATTGAGATTGTCGAAGCCAGCCCGGAGAAAATGGTCGGCACGATGCAGGTCAACTCCAAAAACCATCAGCCTTTTGGCTTGCTACACGGGGGCGCGAATGTGGCGCTTGCCGAATCGCTGGCTTCACTGGGCGCGTGGCTGAACCTGCCCGATCGCACCACCCATGTAGCGGTGGGGCAAGAAATCAACGCCAACCACCTGCGCCCCATCGGAGACGGGATGGTGACAGGCGAGGCGATACCGCTGCATCGAGGACGCAGTTCGCAAGTGTGGGACATAAAAATCTACGATGAAAAACGGCGGTTGGTGTGCGTCTCGCGTTGCACCGTCGCCGTAACCGAAATCAAGCAAAAACCGAACCTCTAA
- a CDS encoding HEAT repeat domain-containing protein produces MIGDSNAFEALLNIMDDSAEDDEIKSASILALGKIGRGRAVKPLLTYIHIHNESKWQQVIVWALGETKDDGAIGFLLNSLKSEDAWLRMRSVSALGTIASPQVVGYLIEALKDESLVVRASAAKALSDLNEKKAVEPLILICQNRPINVEIVEALAKFEDITILPTLSWLYRNHSQESIRRVAWEKIKKLEVSQIML; encoded by the coding sequence ATGATTGGAGATAGCAATGCTTTTGAGGCTCTTCTCAATATCATGGATGATTCTGCTGAGGATGATGAAATTAAAAGCGCCAGTATTCTTGCTTTAGGAAAAATAGGTAGAGGTAGAGCGGTAAAGCCACTACTTACCTATATACACATACATAATGAAAGCAAATGGCAGCAGGTAATTGTATGGGCATTAGGTGAGACTAAGGATGATGGGGCAATTGGATTTCTTCTCAATAGCCTAAAAAGTGAAGATGCTTGGCTTAGAATGAGAAGTGTAAGTGCGCTAGGAACAATTGCTAGTCCGCAAGTAGTAGGTTATTTGATAGAAGCCTTAAAAGATGAAAGTTTAGTTGTACGGGCTAGTGCAGCAAAGGCTTTAAGCGATTTGAATGAGAAAAAAGCGGTTGAACCGCTCATTTTAATTTGCCAAAATAGGCCAATTAATGTAGAAATAGTCGAAGCTCTAGCCAAGTTCGAAGATATTACTATCTTACCGACCCTTAGTTGGCTATATCGAAATCACTCGCAGGAATCAATAAGAAGAGTAGCTTGGGAAAAGATTAAAAAACTTGAAGTAAGTCAAATAATGCTATAG
- a CDS encoding IS4 family transposase encodes MRHTRAIALDRSKRPTIAPPPEEIEQLLAEVVQPNTFSLIRLYQEMGLRARTLTLPVMLAFVLSLIWRQIGAVSEAVRVIKQEGMLWQPPIRVTQQAISQRLREMPAALFEAVLNEVLPLMHQRWRQRQRPLPPELQRVLAHFSRVAAVDGSTLDALIKKTGLLREIEGSVLAGKMMGLLDVASQLPLKIWYGENSAAHDQSWWEAIIETLETESLTLFDLGFVNYGRYRQLTVEHKYFVTRVKSRMDYRVVQALTNEEGVREWLIAVGSKEEKSEQVLRLVAVEWEGKSYCYLSNVLERSRLTGATIAYLYRQRWRIEEAFKVVKRQLGLAYFHAGSINAICLQVWATWLLYCVLIDLTDSVAEELKQPFKAISVEMVYRGLYHYSQALKRGETLSVSQYLAQNAKLLGIVKRPSKRPLLI; translated from the coding sequence GTGCGGCATACCAGAGCCATCGCCCTTGATCGCTCAAAAAGACCCACGATCGCTCCCCCGCCCGAAGAAATCGAGCAACTGCTGGCGGAAGTGGTGCAACCCAACACTTTTAGTCTGATCCGGCTCTATCAGGAAATGGGCTTACGGGCGCGTACTCTGACCCTGCCAGTAATGCTGGCTTTCGTCCTCAGTCTGATCTGGCGTCAGATCGGGGCCGTCTCTGAAGCGGTCAGAGTAATCAAGCAAGAAGGAATGTTATGGCAGCCGCCGATCAGGGTCACTCAGCAAGCGATCAGTCAACGCCTGCGGGAAATGCCAGCGGCTCTGTTTGAAGCGGTCCTAAACGAAGTGCTGCCCCTGATGCACCAGCGTTGGCGCCAGCGTCAGCGTCCTCTGCCACCTGAGCTGCAAAGGGTTTTAGCCCACTTCAGCCGGGTGGCCGCGGTGGATGGTTCCACCCTGGATGCTTTGATCAAGAAAACCGGTTTACTGCGAGAAATAGAAGGCAGCGTCTTAGCGGGGAAAATGATGGGTTTGCTGGATGTAGCCAGCCAGTTACCCCTCAAAATCTGGTATGGTGAAAATAGCGCAGCCCACGATCAGAGCTGGTGGGAAGCCATTATCGAGACTTTGGAAACAGAGAGTTTGACGCTGTTTGATCTGGGCTTTGTAAATTATGGCCGTTACCGGCAGTTGACGGTGGAGCACAAGTACTTTGTGACACGGGTAAAAAGTAGGATGGACTACCGGGTGGTGCAAGCGCTAACCAATGAGGAGGGAGTGCGGGAGTGGTTGATCGCGGTGGGTTCCAAAGAAGAGAAAAGTGAGCAGGTACTGCGTCTGGTGGCAGTGGAATGGGAGGGGAAAAGTTATTGTTATTTGAGCAATGTGTTGGAGAGGTCCCGTTTAACTGGAGCTACGATAGCCTATCTTTATCGCCAGCGGTGGCGGATCGAGGAGGCTTTTAAGGTAGTAAAACGGCAGTTGGGTCTGGCTTATTTTCACGCCGGCAGCATAAATGCGATCTGCCTGCAGGTCTGGGCTACCTGGTTATTGTATTGTGTTTTGATAGACTTGACCGACAGCGTAGCGGAAGAACTAAAACAACCTTTTAAGGCAATCTCAGTAGAAATGGTCTATCGGGGGTTATACCATTACAGCCAGGCCTTAAAGCGGGGAGAAACCTTGAGTGTTTCTCAGTATCTGGCTCAAAATGCCAAGTTATTAGGGATTGTCAAACGCCCTTCCAAAAGACCTCTTCTTATTTGA
- a CDS encoding HEAT repeat domain-containing protein — MNAINHLEIYVNKRIAHLAEMNKIPSDRIEQLHKALSILAFNLTDSKYTSGNKSNDATYTPVWADAIDLNIALKWLFRIKTRKDSPQKEAPLRIEEKQEAEELLGWATTAGLIFQTEQLVCFKGVRLQNYFCAKFCTSQLLEPEFLDRVRLKQFKEMLPMWAAFDSTLVPNLISRLQEVSDYQERLNIVRVLGFIGDQKAIEILLQVVKNKDETTNGKSFNIRSEASKALRSFRDNRILQALLEIILDEEEDFIFKIALVETVGEYPEALEELVLFLKHLNPKVRELAAIGLKKLSNKAAIEPLLTALNDSYPEVREQVLAVLEKIGGGNKLVEIAIMNCLQDRENKVRGAAIEALYRIDPPNAAVPLANLLLKENEVRVLLVLLEHLGKLKDTRALPALLTRLKHPDKEIRLEVIYALDHRLQVKVAK; from the coding sequence ATGAATGCTATTAATCATTTAGAAATATACGTAAATAAAAGAATAGCGCATCTCGCTGAGATGAATAAGATACCTTCTGACCGGATTGAGCAATTGCACAAAGCGCTTTCCATTTTAGCCTTCAACCTAACTGACTCAAAATATACCTCTGGTAACAAATCAAACGATGCAACCTATACGCCAGTTTGGGCTGACGCAATTGATTTAAATATCGCTCTGAAATGGCTTTTTCGGATTAAAACACGAAAAGATTCGCCTCAAAAAGAAGCACCTTTGAGGATAGAAGAAAAGCAAGAAGCAGAAGAATTGTTGGGTTGGGCTACAACTGCCGGGTTAATATTTCAGACAGAGCAGTTGGTATGTTTCAAAGGCGTACGGTTACAAAATTACTTTTGTGCTAAGTTTTGCACTTCACAATTATTAGAACCAGAATTTCTTGATAGGGTGAGGCTTAAACAATTCAAAGAAATGTTGCCAATGTGGGCTGCATTTGATTCAACGTTAGTACCGAATCTTATTTCTAGACTCCAAGAAGTGAGTGATTATCAGGAACGACTGAATATTGTAAGGGTGTTGGGTTTTATTGGAGATCAAAAAGCAATCGAAATTCTACTCCAAGTCGTGAAAAATAAAGATGAGACAACTAACGGCAAATCCTTTAACATTCGCTCAGAGGCTTCCAAAGCCCTGAGAAGTTTTCGTGATAATAGAATATTACAAGCTCTACTTGAAATAATCCTGGATGAGGAAGAAGACTTCATCTTCAAAATAGCTCTTGTTGAAACAGTCGGTGAATATCCTGAAGCTTTAGAAGAATTGGTTTTGTTCTTGAAGCACTTGAATCCAAAAGTAAGAGAACTAGCGGCAATTGGCTTGAAGAAATTGAGCAATAAAGCTGCAATAGAGCCTTTGCTCACAGCCTTAAATGATTCTTATCCAGAAGTAAGAGAGCAAGTTTTAGCGGTGCTGGAAAAAATAGGCGGCGGAAATAAACTGGTAGAAATCGCTATTATGAACTGTTTACAAGACCGCGAAAATAAAGTGCGGGGTGCAGCGATTGAAGCGTTATACCGGATTGATCCGCCAAATGCAGCAGTTCCATTAGCGAATTTATTGCTGAAAGAAAATGAAGTCAGGGTTCTATTAGTTTTATTGGAGCATCTTGGAAAACTCAAGGATACAAGAGCATTACCTGCACTTCTTACAAGGCTGAAGCATCCGGATAAAGAAATCCGTCTGGAAGTGATTTACGCTTTAGACCATAGGTTACAAGTTAAGGTAGCAAAGTAA